One Dictyoglomus turgidum DSM 6724 DNA window includes the following coding sequences:
- a CDS encoding MEMO1 family protein produces MKRRLPSVAGYFYPAREKELLNMLSQFIKEVPQKTPLLGCVVPHAGYIYSGKVAGLIYSIMEVPEVAIIIGPNHNGLGYPSAIYSEGVWATPLGDVEIDSILSRKIINNSKYLKEDFVAHHPEHSLEVQVPFLQYLNFNIKIVPITVVDYSYEVLKDLGYAIGKSLLDYEKNTVIIASSDFSHYEPYEIAKQKDFYAIEAILNLDEKEFIKRVVEKDISICGVGPIVITIIAVKLLGGRKAQLVAYQTSGDITKDIDQVVGYAGIIFPK; encoded by the coding sequence ATGAAGAGAAGATTACCATCGGTAGCAGGGTATTTTTATCCTGCAAGAGAAAAAGAATTATTAAATATGCTTTCTCAATTTATAAAAGAGGTACCCCAAAAGACACCTCTTTTAGGCTGTGTAGTTCCTCATGCCGGATATATTTACTCAGGAAAAGTTGCTGGGTTAATATACTCAATTATGGAAGTTCCAGAAGTAGCAATAATAATAGGTCCAAACCATAATGGACTTGGTTATCCTTCTGCTATTTATAGTGAGGGGGTTTGGGCCACACCTCTTGGAGATGTTGAAATAGATTCAATTCTTTCTCGAAAAATTATTAATAATTCTAAATATCTAAAAGAAGATTTTGTAGCCCATCATCCAGAGCATTCTTTAGAAGTTCAAGTACCTTTTCTCCAATACCTCAACTTTAACATAAAAATAGTTCCTATAACAGTAGTAGATTACAGCTATGAAGTGCTTAAAGATCTGGGATATGCTATAGGAAAATCCCTCCTGGATTACGAAAAAAATACTGTAATAATTGCAAGTTCAGATTTTTCTCATTATGAACCCTACGAGATTGCAAAGCAAAAGGATTTTTATGCTATTGAGGCAATTCTTAATTTAGACGAAAAAGAGTTTATAAAAAGAGTAGTAGAGAAAGATATTTCCATATGTGGTGTAGGTCCCATAGTTATTACTATAATAGCAGTAAAATTATTAGGGGGTAGGAAAGCACAACTTGTTGCTTACCAAACCTCAGGAGATATAACAAAAGATATTGATCAAGTAGTAGGATATGCTGGTATAATATTCCCAAAATAA
- a CDS encoding V-type ATP synthase subunit K, whose product MLGLAIALIGAALGAGFAAAGSGKGVGIAGEAAAGVLAEKPDLFGTVLILQALPGTQGFYGFIGAFLILMRLGLLGGNVPNLTLEQGLMVFAVGIPLMIGEYVSAIWQGRASAAALQMVAQKPQTSGQAIIIPALVETYAILSLITSIILLFFGVKL is encoded by the coding sequence ATGCTTGGTCTGGCAATTGCTCTTATTGGGGCTGCTTTAGGTGCGGGTTTTGCAGCAGCGGGATCTGGTAAGGGAGTGGGAATAGCAGGAGAGGCTGCAGCAGGGGTTCTTGCCGAAAAGCCAGATCTTTTTGGTACAGTACTAATTCTTCAAGCTCTTCCTGGTACGCAAGGTTTTTACGGATTTATAGGAGCCTTTCTTATACTTATGAGATTAGGACTTCTTGGAGGTAATGTGCCAAATCTCACTTTAGAACAAGGACTAATGGTTTTTGCAGTGGGTATTCCCCTTATGATTGGAGAGTATGTGAGTGCTATATGGCAGGGTAGAGCAAGTGCTGCTGCCCTTCAAATGGTAGCTCAAAAGCCTCAAACTTCTGGTCAAGCTATAATTATTCCGGCTCTTGTAGAGACTTATGCTATTCTTTCTCTTATTACTTCTATAATTCTCTTATTCTTTGGAGTGAAGCTATAA
- the rpmB gene encoding 50S ribosomal protein L28, which yields MSRRCEICGKGPWTGLQVSHSHRRTKTRWLPNLHKVRALVNGKVKTIKVCTRCLKAGKVQKVV from the coding sequence ATGTCAAGAAGATGTGAAATCTGCGGAAAAGGCCCATGGACAGGCTTACAGGTTTCCCATTCTCATCGTAGGACAAAGACCAGATGGCTTCCAAATCTCCACAAAGTTCGTGCTCTTGTTAACGGAAAAGTTAAAACTATTAAAGTATGTACTCGTTGTTTGAAGGCTGGAAAAGTACAAAAGGTAGTGTAA
- the mfd gene encoding transcription-repair coupling factor, which produces MSILLEKIIKSSEFNTLEKVINSKNRLKIFGIYKGIYPLFLLYLKRYEKPVLWITNNEEDLNIWEDLQEDLEISILPSYVHLPYERPLRSPQIQGKRLRAISNIIYDKNFSIIASLKSLIYPIIPKDVLKERIIKIRIGEEIAREKIEKYLAENFYQRLPQVEKIGDYSIRGGILDIFSPIYENPIRIEFFGDEITSIRFFNLEDKRSIETTKEVFITPISELIANKDEEKYFLKNKELKKYIFSYLPPNTILIFENYDESLALIQKWTEKGLANLEKRRTKENLPEDLYLTNSLLESYTSHYQVLDLNSKDADIAFSIYSPPSYQGTNEFFEKNIKSFVYDGWEVYISSEHQDIVRTRLKNLNVKYLVGEKIREGFLWEKEKILVITDYEIFGKKRKRKVIRYEKGLKPKDLYLLKDGDYVVHVNYGIGIFRGLKKLKVDELEKEFIYIEYANNSFLYVPLEEMHLIQRYVSSSPDPPQISRLESRQWEETKRKVKESAKEIAEELLKIYAQREITKGFAFSPDSPLQEELEASFPYIETEDQIKALREIKKDMESTKPMERVLIGDVGFGKTELALRASFKAVLDGKQVAILVPTTILAYQHWKVFKERLEVFPVNVEILSRLKPKSEQKRIIEKIRKGEIDIIIGTHRILQKDVEFKDLGLIIVDEEHRFGVLQKEAFKKKYPHVDILYLSATPIPRTLSMVLSGIRQFSVLETPPENRLPIQTFVVEYNPEIIQEGIRRELERGGQVYYVCNDIERLEKIREELSKLVPEATYAIAHGKMDDEKLTEVMSNFYDGKIDVLVATTIIESGIDVPNANTLFVENAEHMGLAQLYQLRGRIGRSYKQAYAYFLHAPLKKLSLESIKRLEALKEFSSLGSGLRLALRDLEIRGAGKILGKEQHGHINSVGFYLYLQLLEEAINELKSNKEGSEKNKINCHIIHPFPAIIPEYYISQSSDRIYYYQKLAHLEDINDIEKIKKEMEDIYGPIPDSVENLCLLSQIKFFAEKIGIEKIEISENQVKLTYSKGIERTLNLPKGDYRKKAQFLLQFLKDISNIK; this is translated from the coding sequence ATGTCTATTCTGTTAGAAAAGATCATAAAAAGTAGCGAATTCAATACTCTTGAGAAAGTAATTAACTCTAAAAATCGTCTCAAAATTTTCGGAATATACAAGGGTATTTATCCTCTATTTCTTTTATACCTAAAAAGATATGAAAAACCCGTTTTATGGATAACCAATAACGAAGAAGATCTGAATATATGGGAAGATTTACAGGAAGATTTAGAAATAAGTATATTACCCTCTTATGTGCATCTTCCTTATGAGCGACCTTTAAGATCTCCTCAGATTCAAGGAAAAAGATTGAGAGCTATCTCAAATATAATTTACGATAAAAATTTTTCCATTATTGCTTCTTTAAAATCCTTAATTTATCCAATTATCCCCAAGGATGTCTTAAAAGAGAGAATCATAAAAATAAGAATCGGAGAAGAAATAGCTCGAGAAAAAATAGAAAAATACCTGGCAGAAAATTTTTATCAAAGATTACCTCAAGTAGAAAAAATTGGAGACTATAGCATAAGGGGTGGAATTCTAGATATATTCTCTCCTATATATGAGAATCCTATAAGAATAGAATTTTTTGGAGATGAGATTACTTCTATAAGATTTTTTAATTTGGAAGACAAAAGATCTATAGAAACAACAAAAGAAGTATTTATAACTCCCATTTCAGAGCTTATTGCAAATAAAGATGAAGAGAAATACTTTTTAAAAAATAAAGAGCTTAAAAAGTATATCTTTTCATATCTTCCCCCAAATACCATCTTAATCTTTGAAAATTACGATGAAAGCCTTGCTCTAATCCAAAAATGGACGGAAAAAGGATTAGCAAATCTTGAAAAAAGAAGGACTAAAGAAAATCTTCCAGAAGATTTATATCTTACTAATTCTTTATTAGAAAGTTATACTTCCCATTACCAAGTATTAGATCTGAATAGTAAAGATGCAGACATTGCATTTTCCATATATTCACCTCCCTCTTACCAAGGTACCAATGAGTTTTTTGAAAAAAACATAAAATCCTTCGTTTATGATGGATGGGAAGTATACATTTCATCGGAACATCAAGATATCGTAAGGACAAGGCTTAAGAATTTAAATGTGAAATACTTGGTTGGAGAAAAGATAAGAGAGGGTTTTTTATGGGAAAAGGAAAAAATTCTTGTAATTACTGATTATGAGATCTTTGGGAAAAAAAGGAAAAGAAAAGTTATAAGATATGAAAAAGGACTAAAACCCAAGGACTTATACCTTTTAAAAGATGGCGATTATGTGGTTCATGTAAACTACGGTATAGGAATATTTAGAGGACTAAAAAAACTTAAAGTAGACGAACTAGAAAAAGAATTTATATACATTGAATATGCTAACAATAGCTTTCTATATGTTCCATTAGAAGAAATGCATCTTATCCAAAGATATGTATCCTCCTCTCCCGACCCACCACAGATAAGTAGATTAGAATCTCGCCAATGGGAAGAAACAAAACGAAAAGTAAAAGAATCAGCGAAAGAGATCGCTGAAGAATTACTAAAAATCTATGCTCAAAGGGAAATCACTAAGGGCTTTGCTTTTTCTCCTGATAGCCCACTTCAAGAAGAACTTGAAGCAAGCTTCCCTTATATAGAGACAGAAGACCAAATAAAAGCTCTTAGAGAGATAAAAAAGGATATGGAATCTACAAAACCTATGGAAAGAGTGCTTATTGGAGATGTAGGTTTTGGCAAAACAGAGCTCGCCTTAAGGGCAAGTTTTAAGGCAGTGCTTGATGGAAAACAAGTAGCAATTCTTGTACCAACCACAATTCTTGCTTATCAACATTGGAAGGTATTCAAAGAAAGGTTAGAAGTTTTTCCTGTAAATGTAGAAATCTTGAGCAGGTTAAAACCTAAATCGGAGCAAAAAAGAATAATAGAGAAGATAAGAAAGGGAGAAATAGACATAATAATTGGAACCCACAGAATTCTACAAAAAGATGTGGAATTTAAAGATTTGGGCCTAATAATTGTAGATGAAGAACATAGATTTGGAGTACTACAAAAAGAAGCCTTTAAAAAGAAATATCCCCATGTAGATATTCTTTATCTCTCAGCAACGCCTATTCCAAGAACTTTATCCATGGTTCTTTCTGGAATAAGACAATTTTCAGTACTTGAAACTCCACCTGAAAATCGCTTACCTATTCAAACCTTTGTAGTGGAATATAATCCTGAAATTATTCAAGAAGGAATAAGGAGAGAATTAGAAAGAGGAGGACAGGTATATTATGTGTGTAATGACATAGAAAGATTAGAAAAAATAAGAGAAGAACTATCAAAACTCGTTCCAGAGGCAACTTATGCTATAGCCCATGGCAAAATGGACGATGAAAAATTAACAGAAGTTATGAGTAATTTTTATGATGGAAAAATAGACGTTCTGGTTGCCACTACCATAATAGAATCAGGCATAGATGTCCCTAATGCAAATACACTGTTTGTGGAAAATGCAGAACATATGGGACTTGCTCAGCTATATCAACTTCGTGGAAGAATTGGAAGATCCTATAAACAAGCTTATGCCTATTTTTTGCATGCCCCTCTAAAGAAATTATCCCTTGAAAGTATAAAAAGACTTGAAGCTTTAAAAGAATTCTCAAGCCTTGGATCTGGTTTGAGACTTGCCTTAAGAGATCTTGAAATAAGAGGTGCAGGAAAGATCCTTGGAAAAGAACAACACGGACATATAAACTCTGTTGGGTTTTATTTATATCTTCAACTCTTAGAAGAGGCAATCAATGAATTAAAAAGCAATAAAGAAGGAAGTGAAAAAAATAAAATAAATTGCCATATTATACATCCATTTCCAGCAATTATACCCGAATACTATATAAGTCAAAGCAGTGATCGTATATACTACTATCAAAAGTTGGCTCATCTTGAAGATATTAATGATATAGAAAAAATAAAAAAGGAAATGGAAGATATTTACGGACCTATTCCAGATTCTGTTGAGAATTTATGTCTTCTCTCTCAGATTAAATTTTTTGCTGAAAAAATAGGAATAGAAAAAATTGAAATATCTGAAAACCAGGTAAAACTAACATATTCAAAGGGTATTGAAAGAACCTTAAATTTACCTAAAGGGGATTATAGAAAAAAAGCCCAATTTCTACTCCAATTTCTCAAAGATATCTCCAATATTAAGTAA
- a CDS encoding V-type ATP synthase subunit I translates to MAILKVEKFWLILPKEKEEKVVDTFKNFENVHWEKLTGEENTEKSSPYDSYVTKLDEIFKILRIFYPEGKGFLEAFFSGREEITEEEFEKLRTEVSIDSLYKEAKNLERALNVIEDKKKRLSELYEETAYWLDINEDLNFPRVFKRFILYSGTFSRDEWSNFLEESKDILEESWYRTFVNNKNVKVIFIIPKQFSEVFENLLQKHNFIHKRIPYLKDSPQKSLERIQKSLNKVDEDLKNLYCKAKELLDKKKNIFAWYDYYITKIKETGAKNLAYRSNYFAIFSGWIPKKDKEKFLSMLRENISDFVFESKDPDKDDDPPVILDNPKIIKPFEFLTRLYGLPPYGFIDPTPFMAPFYMLFFGICLGDIGYGLLLLISSLWIKNRYKPEDDTKQLLDLLTVLSIPSIIVGTLTWSFFGNQPLLGPDGKFLKVFPLINPSQDLITALGISLFIGVASQFYALILRFISCLKIKDYEGALYDAGLWILFLGSLLVYFGSKVLGIKFSGVEIFKYILIFSLVGLVLTQGRDKKGIARILVGLISLYGIMGGYGLTSFVGDVLSYSRLFALNLVGSIFGFVITQLANMVKGIPVLGWIFLVLIWVGGQVLNFVLSTLSAFVHSTRLQFLELYGRFFVDGGRKFFPYKIEGKFFRIKKNYDGR, encoded by the coding sequence ATGGCTATTTTAAAAGTTGAAAAGTTTTGGTTGATTCTTCCTAAGGAAAAAGAAGAAAAAGTAGTTGACACTTTTAAAAATTTTGAGAATGTACACTGGGAAAAATTGACAGGAGAGGAAAATACAGAAAAGTCTTCTCCTTATGATTCTTACGTTACCAAGCTTGATGAGATCTTTAAAATATTAAGGATCTTTTATCCAGAAGGGAAAGGTTTTTTAGAAGCGTTTTTTTCAGGAAGAGAGGAAATAACAGAGGAAGAATTTGAGAAATTAAGAACCGAGGTTTCTATTGATAGCTTATATAAAGAAGCAAAGAACTTAGAAAGAGCGCTAAATGTAATAGAAGATAAAAAGAAAAGATTATCTGAGTTATACGAAGAGACAGCTTACTGGTTAGATATTAATGAAGATCTTAATTTCCCAAGAGTTTTTAAAAGATTTATTTTGTATTCAGGAACCTTTTCAAGGGATGAATGGAGTAATTTTTTAGAAGAAAGTAAAGACATCCTTGAAGAAAGCTGGTATAGGACCTTCGTTAATAATAAAAATGTAAAAGTCATATTCATTATACCAAAACAGTTTTCTGAAGTTTTTGAAAATCTTCTTCAAAAACATAATTTTATTCATAAACGTATTCCTTATTTGAAGGACTCTCCCCAAAAAAGTCTGGAAAGAATTCAAAAAAGTTTGAACAAAGTAGATGAAGACCTTAAGAACTTATATTGTAAAGCTAAAGAATTATTAGATAAAAAGAAGAACATTTTTGCATGGTATGATTATTATATAACTAAGATAAAAGAAACAGGAGCTAAGAATCTTGCCTATCGTAGTAATTACTTTGCTATATTTTCAGGGTGGATACCTAAGAAGGATAAAGAAAAATTTTTATCAATGTTAAGGGAAAATATTTCTGATTTTGTCTTTGAGAGTAAGGATCCGGATAAAGATGATGATCCCCCTGTAATCCTTGATAATCCTAAGATAATTAAACCCTTTGAATTTTTGACAAGGCTCTATGGACTTCCTCCTTACGGATTTATTGATCCAACTCCATTTATGGCTCCCTTTTATATGCTATTTTTTGGCATCTGTTTAGGAGATATAGGTTATGGACTTTTACTTCTCATAAGTTCTTTGTGGATAAAAAATAGATATAAACCTGAAGATGATACTAAACAGCTTTTAGATCTTTTGACAGTACTTAGTATTCCATCTATTATAGTAGGAACGTTAACATGGAGTTTCTTTGGAAATCAGCCCTTGTTGGGACCTGATGGAAAATTTTTAAAGGTTTTTCCTCTTATAAATCCTTCGCAAGATTTAATTACGGCTCTTGGTATATCCTTGTTTATAGGTGTAGCTTCTCAATTCTATGCTTTAATACTTCGCTTTATCTCTTGTCTTAAAATTAAGGATTATGAGGGTGCTTTGTATGATGCAGGCTTATGGATATTGTTCTTGGGTTCGCTTCTGGTTTATTTTGGTTCTAAGGTTTTAGGAATAAAATTCAGTGGTGTTGAAATATTTAAATATATTCTGATTTTTAGTCTTGTAGGACTCGTATTGACGCAAGGAAGGGATAAAAAAGGAATTGCTCGTATTTTAGTGGGACTGATTAGTCTTTACGGTATAATGGGAGGGTATGGTTTGACTTCTTTTGTGGGAGATGTACTTTCCTATTCAAGACTTTTTGCATTAAATCTTGTGGGCTCTATTTTTGGTTTTGTAATAACTCAACTTGCTAATATGGTGAAGGGAATACCTGTTTTAGGCTGGATCTTTTTAGTTTTAATATGGGTAGGCGGACAAGTTTTGAATTTTGTCCTTAGCACACTTTCTGCTTTTGTTCACTCTACAAGATTGCAATTTTTAGAGCTTTATGGAAGGTTCTTTGTAGATGGCGGAAGAAAATTTTTCCCTTACAAAATAGAAGGTAAATTCTTTAGGATAAAGAAAAATTATGATGGGAGGTAG
- a CDS encoding chromosome partitioning protein — translation MMEEKVKDIVSFISAKEKEVEIEVEKAKKELEEEYYWKVQEYSIKMEEEKQRFLNDLRGEEESCRKALKLKLEKMEQEYIDEINKYRKDVENRISYIVDFLLSKLIQR, via the coding sequence ATGATGGAAGAGAAGGTTAAAGATATAGTATCTTTTATAAGTGCGAAAGAGAAAGAAGTAGAGATTGAAGTTGAGAAAGCAAAAAAAGAATTGGAGGAAGAATATTATTGGAAGGTTCAAGAATACTCTATAAAGATGGAAGAAGAAAAACAAAGATTTTTAAATGATTTAAGGGGCGAAGAAGAAAGTTGTCGTAAGGCTTTAAAACTAAAGTTAGAAAAAATGGAACAGGAGTATATTGATGAAATAAACAAATACAGAAAAGACGTGGAAAACAGAATATCTTATATCGTAGACTTCCTTTTAAGTAAATTAATTCAAAGGTAA
- the pth gene encoding aminoacyl-tRNA hydrolase, whose translation MERLGIIGLGNPGYEYANTRHNVGFMVVDYLQNFYKFPSYQKTNFNLLTFGKISNTKVYLVKPQTYMNLSGIGVKEFIEKFAFAPEELLVIHDDLDLPIGTIRIKFNGKDGGHNGIKSIIKEINTSNFYRLRIGIGKPQDKNQIVEYVLGKFNEDELKTIEKILQSSHQIIETIIKEGWDKAQNLYNRKCLFC comes from the coding sequence GTGGAAAGGTTAGGAATAATAGGACTCGGAAATCCAGGATACGAGTATGCTAACACCCGCCATAATGTGGGATTTATGGTAGTTGATTACTTGCAAAATTTTTATAAATTTCCATCCTACCAGAAAACAAATTTTAACTTGCTTACTTTTGGAAAAATATCAAATACTAAAGTCTACTTAGTAAAACCTCAGACTTATATGAATCTAAGTGGTATAGGAGTCAAAGAGTTCATAGAGAAATTTGCTTTTGCTCCAGAAGAGCTCCTTGTGATTCACGATGATCTTGATCTTCCCATAGGAACTATAAGAATTAAATTTAATGGAAAAGATGGAGGACATAACGGAATAAAATCTATTATAAAAGAAATTAATACCTCTAATTTTTACAGATTAAGGATAGGAATTGGAAAACCTCAAGATAAAAATCAAATCGTAGAATATGTATTAGGAAAATTTAATGAAGATGAACTTAAAACAATAGAAAAAATTTTACAAAGCTCACACCAAATAATAGAGACCATAATAAAAGAAGGATGGGATAAGGCACAAAACCTATATAATAGAAAATGTCTATTCTGTTAG